The segment ACAAATGATGACATCCCTGAAACCTTCAGCCATTCTCAGGTCGTCAAGCACACCTACTGGCGAAGTAAAATAAACTTCAGCCTCAGGGTAAGCACTTTTGGCAATAGCTCCTGAACAGACGCCGTCAGAATCGCCATGCGTCAAAATGAGGGACCTGTCAGTTCTACTGTTGGAGGAAGACCTATACTTTGGCCTGCCCCTTATCTTTGTTTCTGATCTGTTCATCTGTATTAAAAGGAAAGCACTATCAACTATTTTACTTTTGCCTAAGACCGGATATTAATTGCCTTACAGCATCTATCAGGTCATAGAATATCCGGAACATCCCGTGATCTTCCTTCAGAGGCTCCGGCTGTTCTGCACTCTCGCCGGCGCTTGTATACTCCGGGTAGCCCGTATCATAATAGTCTGCCGGTCTGTCCTGTTCGCCATATTCCCGGACATAAAGCATATAGCGCCTTGAGTAAACTACATCCTCGTAATCCCTGGGGTCCTTAAAGCTTGCTTTTGCTGATGGCATTACAATATTGCCTGCCTTTCCCATCCTTAGGGAATACTCCAGGGTGATATTTTCCGAAGGATACAGTATCCTGCTGCTGCCGGTAGTGCCCTCCATCAATACGGCACCCTGGGGAAGCTCATCGGAAACTGACACATAGGCAGCCCTGTCCCCCTCATTTACAGCCGTTACCCGCATCCGGATAATATCATTAACCTGCACGCTTTCCGCAGAGTGGGCCTTCGTAAGATTGATATGCGGACCATGTACAACGAACTGCGTATCGTTCAGGACTTTGCTGTAAACCCGCCCGTCCATCCGGACCAGCACCTGCGTACCGGTAAAATTGTAAGTGCCGGGCCTTAGTGCCTTCAGGGAATACTGGAAAGACTTCTGTCCCTCCGGAGCAAGGGTGCAATTCCATTCCATATCCACATCAGGATCAAATATGAGGCCATCGGGTATTGTCTGGACAACTTGTATCGACGTCGGAACAAACCTGAGATTCCTCACCTTGATCTCAAAGTGGCCCCGCTCACCCATGTAGACCTCTTTTGCCCTGTTCTCCTCCACTGAGATTGTCGCATCTATCTTCTCTATCACGACCTCCCGGGACGCGGTCACATTCGCAAGATAGACACTGATATTTGTATAAGGCACGGGGATGTTGCTGCCTGTGACGACGCTCAGAACAGTGACATTCAGCCTGTCCCCGAATATCTGATTATCCGGGATGTCTGAATTATTCCTGGCAAGGATAGTCTGCCATGTCTCGGAGCGGTTGCTCTTCACAGTAAGCATTACATAATCACTGTCAGTGTCAAAGGCTTTGGATGGTGAGAAGTCAGCGGCCTTTATCAGATAGCCGCTGGTATTCACCTCCTGCCCCCAATAAAGGGTGTAGTTGCCTGCGTCGAGCCACTCAAGGCCATCCTCATCGGTGAATGAACCGGCACTCGCAAGGCCGGACAGGCACAGCAGGGATACCAGCAAGCAAGCAACTCTGAGATATACCGGGTTCATAACAATTACTGCTTTTCCCTGCGCCTGATCACTGCAAAGGCACATCCCAGAACGAATATCATA is part of the Methanolobus chelungpuianus genome and harbors:
- a CDS encoding DUF11 domain-containing protein, with translation MNPVYLRVACLLVSLLCLSGLASAGSFTDEDGLEWLDAGNYTLYWGQEVNTSGYLIKAADFSPSKAFDTDSDYVMLTVKSNRSETWQTILARNNSDIPDNQIFGDRLNVTVLSVVTGSNIPVPYTNISVYLANVTASREVVIEKIDATISVEENRAKEVYMGERGHFEIKVRNLRFVPTSIQVVQTIPDGLIFDPDVDMEWNCTLAPEGQKSFQYSLKALRPGTYNFTGTQVLVRMDGRVYSKVLNDTQFVVHGPHINLTKAHSAESVQVNDIIRMRVTAVNEGDRAAYVSVSDELPQGAVLMEGTTGSSRILYPSENITLEYSLRMGKAGNIVMPSAKASFKDPRDYEDVVYSRRYMLYVREYGEQDRPADYYDTGYPEYTSAGESAEQPEPLKEDHGMFRIFYDLIDAVRQLISGLRQK